One window of the Lactococcus lactis genome contains the following:
- a CDS encoding Gfo/Idh/MocA family protein translates to MLKLGVIGTSWIARSFIDAAHMTEKFQFSAVYSRRLKSADQFSADFKDIQKFDNLDDFFKASLDIIYIASPNALHFEQAKAAILAGHNVIVEKPAFSNPKELTEIIKLAKENEVFFFEAARNIHEHSFSIIKDFLADKTVKGADFTYSKYSSKMPALLNGEIPNKFNAKFSGGLLADLGVYLLYAAIFWFGKPQKATYDAVLLPSGVDLAGVGILDYQDYKVSIKCAGNVNSYLPSEIYTTDGTLILDGVNAITSAKFIAMDGSETIIDIEAPKHSLYDEAVDFAQILENNDFAASYDLHQFAQEVSETSYQMRQSAGIVFDADNK, encoded by the coding sequence ATGCTAAAACTTGGAGTAATTGGTACGAGCTGGATTGCTCGCTCATTTATTGATGCTGCCCATATGACTGAAAAATTTCAGTTTTCTGCAGTCTATTCCCGTCGGCTCAAATCTGCTGATCAGTTTTCTGCCGATTTTAAAGACATCCAAAAATTCGATAATCTTGACGATTTTTTTAAAGCTTCACTTGATATTATCTATATTGCCAGTCCAAATGCCCTCCACTTTGAGCAAGCTAAAGCCGCAATTTTAGCCGGACATAATGTCATTGTTGAAAAACCTGCCTTTTCAAATCCTAAAGAACTGACAGAAATTATTAAGCTTGCTAAAGAAAATGAGGTCTTCTTCTTTGAAGCAGCCAGAAATATTCATGAACATTCATTTTCAATTATTAAAGACTTTCTTGCTGACAAAACAGTCAAAGGGGCAGACTTTACTTATTCAAAATATTCATCAAAAATGCCTGCTCTTTTAAACGGTGAAATCCCTAATAAATTTAATGCAAAATTCTCTGGTGGACTTTTAGCCGATCTTGGTGTATATCTTTTGTATGCTGCAATCTTTTGGTTTGGCAAACCACAAAAAGCAACTTATGATGCAGTTTTACTTCCGTCAGGCGTTGATTTAGCTGGTGTTGGAATTCTTGACTATCAAGATTACAAAGTTTCGATTAAATGCGCAGGAAATGTGAATTCATATCTTCCTAGTGAAATCTATACTACTGATGGAACTTTAATTTTGGATGGTGTTAATGCGATTACTTCTGCCAAATTCATTGCTATGGATGGTTCAGAAACTATAATCGACATTGAAGCTCCAAAACACTCTCTTTATGATGAAGCTGTTGACTTTGCCCAAATCTTAGAAAATAATGATTTTGCTGCAAGTTATGACCTACATCAATTTGCCCAAGAAGTTTCAGAAACTTCATACCAAATGCGTCAAAGTGCTGGCATTGTTTTTGATGCTGACAATAAATAA
- the udk gene encoding uridine kinase — MKKTLIIGVTGGSASGKTSVSHAILETFSNERIAMIEHDSYYKDQSHLTFEERTKTNYDHPLAFDTDYLIAQLKELQYGRAVDIPIYDYAKHTRSQETYRQEPVDVLIVEGILVLEDERLRDLMDIKIFVDTDDDVRIIRRIRRDIEERGRTLDSVITQYLDAVKPMYHQFIEPTKRYADVIIPEGVSNTVGVDIITTKIASILND, encoded by the coding sequence TTGAAGAAAACGTTGATTATTGGTGTCACTGGTGGGTCAGCAAGTGGAAAGACAAGTGTTTCACATGCTATTTTAGAAACTTTTTCAAATGAACGAATTGCAATGATTGAACATGATAGTTACTATAAAGATCAATCGCATTTGACTTTTGAAGAACGGACAAAAACGAACTACGACCATCCATTAGCCTTTGATACAGATTATTTAATTGCTCAATTAAAAGAGCTTCAATATGGACGAGCGGTTGATATTCCGATTTATGATTATGCAAAACATACGCGTTCACAAGAAACTTACCGTCAAGAACCTGTTGATGTTTTAATCGTTGAGGGAATTTTGGTTTTAGAAGATGAACGTTTGCGTGATTTAATGGATATCAAAATATTTGTTGATACAGATGACGATGTGCGGATTATCCGTCGAATTCGCAGAGATATTGAAGAAAGAGGAAGAACTCTTGATTCAGTAATTACACAGTATTTAGATGCTGTTAAGCCAATGTATCATCAATTTATTGAACCCACAAAGAGATATGCAGATGTGATTATTCCTGAAGGGGTATCAAATACTGTTGGGGTTGATATTATTACGACGAAAATCGCTAGCATTTTAAACGACTAA
- the pta gene encoding phosphate acetyltransferase: MELFESLKQKISGKGLKIVFPEGTDARILGAANRLNADGLITPVFIGNVKEVTETLISRGINPEGFEIYDPENCGRFETMTETFVERRKGKVTEEQAKELLKDPNYFGTMLVYMKIADGMVSGAIHSTADTVRPALQIIKTKPGVKSVSGAFIMVRGRDDNEKYIFGDCAINIKPDAPTLADIAVASAETAALFDIDPKVAMLSFSTKGSGKSEDVDNVVEATKLVKEDYPEIEIDGELQFDAAFVPAVARQKAPDSTVAGRANVFIFPDIQSGNIGYKIAQRLGNFEAIGPILQGLNAPVSDLSRGSNEEDVYKLAIITAAQALK; the protein is encoded by the coding sequence ATGGAACTTTTTGAATCACTGAAACAAAAAATTAGTGGAAAAGGCTTAAAAATTGTCTTTCCTGAAGGAACTGATGCACGTATTTTAGGTGCTGCAAATCGTCTTAACGCTGACGGACTAATTACACCTGTCTTTATTGGGAATGTAAAAGAAGTCACTGAAACATTGATTTCACGTGGAATTAATCCTGAAGGCTTTGAGATTTATGACCCAGAAAATTGTGGACGTTTTGAAACGATGACGGAAACTTTTGTGGAACGTCGTAAAGGTAAAGTTACAGAAGAACAAGCAAAAGAGCTCTTGAAAGACCCAAATTATTTTGGAACGATGCTTGTTTATATGAAAATTGCTGACGGAATGGTTTCTGGCGCAATTCATTCAACTGCTGATACTGTTCGTCCGGCCCTTCAAATCATTAAAACGAAACCAGGAGTAAAATCTGTTTCTGGTGCTTTTATTATGGTTCGTGGTCGTGATGACAATGAAAAATATATTTTTGGTGACTGTGCGATTAACATCAAACCAGATGCACCAACTCTTGCCGATATTGCTGTAGCTTCAGCCGAAACAGCAGCACTCTTTGATATTGACCCCAAAGTTGCCATGCTTTCATTCTCAACTAAAGGTTCTGGAAAATCAGAAGATGTTGATAATGTAGTAGAAGCGACAAAACTTGTTAAAGAAGATTACCCTGAAATTGAAATTGATGGTGAACTTCAATTTGACGCTGCTTTTGTTCCAGCGGTGGCTCGTCAAAAAGCACCAGATTCAACTGTTGCTGGTCGTGCCAATGTCTTTATCTTCCCTGATATTCAATCAGGAAATATTGGATATAAAATTGCTCAACGATTGGGTAATTTTGAAGCGATTGGGCCAATTTTGCAAGGTTTGAACGCACCTGTTTCTGACCTTTCTCGTGGAAGTAACGAAGAAGATGTCTATAAACTTGCAATTATCACAGCTGCCCAAGCTTTAAAATAA
- a CDS encoding Cof-type HAD-IIB family hydrolase → MENINDYKALAFFDLDGTLLNSQSKLDQEVIEGIHRIRENGVLPFIATGRGHFELDEIMSLTGISGAVAMNGQYIVLDGETIYKEEIPTSSVEKLLEAASPHSEALSFYDSQGYWVSELTDLAKTAYAYTHMPMPQADARRYLSQEVNMLLVLTNQLSQVDYYKERVPELNFFMNSPSSIDVTNSTTNKGTGINHVKEVLNFTGQTFAFGDGRNDLDLFKAADHRTAMGNAVPELKELADFISTENTNHGIINAFNHWGIM, encoded by the coding sequence ATGGAAAATATCAATGATTATAAGGCTTTAGCCTTCTTCGATTTAGACGGAACGTTGCTTAACAGTCAAAGTAAACTTGACCAAGAAGTTATTGAAGGAATTCATCGGATTCGCGAAAATGGTGTTTTACCTTTCATTGCTACTGGCCGTGGACATTTTGAACTTGATGAAATCATGAGTTTAACTGGGATTAGTGGAGCGGTTGCCATGAACGGACAGTATATTGTTTTAGATGGTGAAACAATATATAAAGAAGAAATTCCGACAAGTAGTGTTGAAAAATTACTTGAGGCAGCAAGTCCTCACTCAGAAGCTCTTTCTTTTTATGACAGTCAAGGTTATTGGGTGAGTGAATTAACTGACTTAGCTAAAACCGCTTATGCTTACACTCATATGCCAATGCCACAGGCAGATGCTAGACGTTACCTCTCTCAGGAAGTCAATATGCTTTTGGTTTTGACCAATCAACTCAGTCAAGTTGATTATTATAAAGAACGCGTTCCTGAACTTAACTTTTTCATGAACTCTCCAAGTTCGATTGATGTTACAAACAGCACAACTAACAAAGGGACAGGAATTAATCATGTCAAAGAGGTGCTAAATTTCACTGGTCAAACTTTTGCCTTTGGTGATGGTCGCAATGACTTAGATTTATTCAAAGCAGCTGACCACAGAACGGCAATGGGAAATGCTGTTCCTGAATTAAAAGAGTTAGCCGATTTTATTTCTACAGAAAATACTAACCACGGAATCATCAATGCTTTTAATCATTGGGGCATCATGTAA
- a CDS encoding FtsK/SpoIIIE family DNA translocase produces MSESKKMPAKKKTTRRNTKKEQQKKAATRKMIAFFVGLLLILFALARLGIVGVLLYNIVRLFVGSLAIVFLLLLAGLMIISVFRKQVLKENKRITPAIILTFIGLMFVFQIRLHQGFNETFHLIWSDLMAGRVIHFVGSGVIGALITEPAKALFSVIGVYIIAAVLWLVAIYLMIPGLFPKMREDLHQRLAKWKEKHAEKAEAKKAAKALAELEKKQAVAEREELPEAAENSLFTSAPTEIPINIPEAPFEENETETESPVLAEVSLDDEPVNFSNTNNYNGNYKLPTIDLLAEVPVKNQSGERENVRKNIGILEETFKSFGIGANVESAVVGPSITKYEIKLATGTKVSRVVNLSDDLALALAAKDIRIEAPIPGKSLVGVEIPNAEVAMVGFREMWEAGKTNPSKLLEIPLGKSLDGGIRTFDLTRMPHLLVAGSTGSGKSVAVNGIITSILMKALPSQVKFLMVDPKMVELSVYNDIPHLLIPVVTNPRKASRALQKVVDQMEERYELFSRYGVRNIAGYNEKVQRYNAESDEKMLELPLIVVIVDELADLMMVASKEVEDAIIRLGQKARAAGIHMILATQRPSVDVISGLIKANVPSRIAFAVSSGTDSRTILDTNGAEKLLGRGDMLFKPIDENHPIRLQGAFLSDDDVESVVTFIKDQSEAQYDESFDPGEVDESQVGTGASNTGSGDPLFEEARNMVIMAQKASTAQLQRALKVGFNRASDLMNELEAQGIVGPAKGTTPRKVLVSPDGEFIGGVEE; encoded by the coding sequence ATGAGTGAAAGTAAAAAAATGCCTGCAAAGAAAAAAACAACCAGAAGAAATACTAAAAAAGAACAACAGAAAAAGGCCGCAACACGCAAAATGATTGCTTTTTTTGTTGGGCTTCTTTTAATCTTATTTGCGCTTGCTCGCCTAGGAATTGTCGGAGTCTTACTTTATAACATTGTCCGCTTGTTTGTTGGTTCTCTTGCGATTGTTTTTCTTCTCTTGCTTGCTGGACTAATGATTATTTCCGTCTTTCGTAAGCAAGTTTTAAAAGAAAATAAAAGAATTACTCCAGCCATTATTTTAACTTTTATCGGCCTAATGTTTGTCTTTCAAATTCGACTTCATCAAGGATTTAATGAAACTTTTCATCTTATCTGGTCTGATTTAATGGCTGGCCGTGTCATTCATTTTGTCGGCTCAGGTGTTATTGGAGCATTAATCACCGAGCCTGCTAAAGCCTTGTTTTCAGTCATTGGTGTCTATATTATTGCTGCAGTACTTTGGTTAGTTGCTATTTATCTTATGATTCCAGGACTTTTCCCTAAAATGCGTGAAGATTTACATCAACGTTTAGCGAAATGGAAAGAAAAGCATGCCGAAAAAGCAGAAGCTAAAAAAGCAGCGAAAGCACTTGCTGAGCTAGAAAAAAAACAAGCTGTAGCAGAAAGAGAAGAGCTTCCAGAGGCAGCAGAAAATTCATTATTTACCTCAGCACCTACTGAAATTCCAATTAATATACCAGAAGCGCCTTTTGAAGAAAATGAAACTGAAACTGAAAGTCCAGTTTTAGCAGAAGTTTCTCTTGATGATGAACCTGTCAATTTTTCAAATACTAATAACTATAACGGTAACTATAAATTACCAACCATTGATTTACTGGCAGAAGTTCCTGTCAAAAATCAATCAGGCGAACGTGAGAATGTTCGTAAAAATATTGGTATTTTAGAAGAAACTTTCAAATCTTTTGGGATTGGTGCCAATGTTGAATCGGCAGTCGTTGGTCCATCAATTACAAAATATGAAATCAAATTAGCGACTGGAACAAAAGTTTCACGCGTTGTTAATTTATCAGATGATTTAGCATTAGCCTTAGCTGCTAAAGATATCCGAATTGAAGCACCAATTCCTGGGAAATCTTTAGTCGGCGTCGAAATTCCTAATGCCGAAGTTGCAATGGTTGGTTTCCGCGAAATGTGGGAGGCTGGCAAAACTAATCCAAGCAAATTGTTAGAAATTCCTCTTGGTAAATCATTAGATGGTGGAATTCGCACATTTGATTTAACAAGAATGCCTCACTTATTGGTTGCAGGTTCAACTGGTTCAGGTAAATCAGTGGCGGTAAATGGTATTATTACTTCAATTTTGATGAAAGCTTTGCCTAGTCAAGTGAAGTTTCTGATGGTTGACCCTAAAATGGTCGAACTTTCTGTTTACAATGATATTCCTCATCTATTGATTCCAGTCGTAACAAATCCACGTAAAGCTTCACGTGCCCTTCAAAAAGTTGTTGACCAAATGGAAGAACGCTATGAACTCTTTAGTCGTTATGGCGTCCGTAACATTGCTGGCTATAATGAAAAAGTACAAAGATATAATGCAGAATCAGATGAAAAAATGCTTGAACTTCCTCTGATTGTAGTCATTGTTGATGAATTAGCCGATTTAATGATGGTTGCCAGTAAAGAAGTGGAAGATGCAATTATTCGTTTGGGACAAAAAGCTCGAGCAGCAGGGATTCATATGATTCTTGCGACACAACGTCCATCTGTTGATGTCATTTCTGGACTAATTAAAGCAAATGTTCCTTCAAGAATTGCCTTTGCTGTTTCATCTGGAACAGATTCACGAACAATTTTAGATACTAATGGGGCTGAAAAATTACTAGGTCGTGGGGATATGCTCTTTAAACCTATTGATGAAAATCATCCGATTCGTTTGCAAGGGGCTTTCTTATCTGACGATGATGTCGAATCTGTTGTGACCTTTATTAAAGACCAATCAGAAGCTCAATATGACGAAAGCTTTGACCCTGGTGAGGTAGATGAGAGTCAAGTTGGTACGGGCGCTTCAAATACAGGATCTGGTGACCCCTTATTTGAAGAAGCACGAAATATGGTTATTATGGCTCAAAAAGCTTCAACGGCTCAATTGCAACGGGCTTTAAAAGTTGGATTCAATCGCGCCTCTGACTTGATGAATGAGTTGGAAGCGCAGGGAATTGTTGGTCCTGCTAAAGGAACGACTCCTCGTAAAGTCCTTGTTAGTCCAGATGGAGAATTTATTGGAGGAGTAGAAGAGTGA
- the holA gene encoding DNA polymerase III subunit delta: protein MTVFDEFNEIKRKGLPQILVIFGESRELVGELKNQLLTEVNFEPTDLSQTYYDLTPSNSDLALEDLESLPFFSDSRLVILENLVNLTTAKKSVLDEKQLKRFENFLDDPPETTQLVLILYGKLDSRLKVVKKLKAKAALLEAQELKSQELIQYFSRISPLPKAVLSLIAAKSNDNFSVMKQNIDLVQTYALGREVTLDDVEKVVPKSLQDNIFALTDLIFKGKIDEARDLVHDLTLQGEDLIKILAILTNSYRLYLQVKLFQAKGWQENQQVAFLKMHPYPVKLANQLVRKLNVKSLKNGLSDLIKLDFDIKTSAADKSYLFDITLIRLTLKKN from the coding sequence ATGACAGTATTTGATGAATTTAATGAAATCAAAAGAAAAGGACTCCCTCAAATTTTAGTAATTTTTGGTGAGTCAAGGGAACTAGTTGGAGAATTGAAAAATCAACTCTTAACAGAGGTTAATTTCGAGCCAACGGATTTGAGTCAGACTTATTATGACTTAACTCCTAGTAATAGCGATTTAGCCCTTGAAGATTTGGAATCTCTCCCTTTTTTCTCAGATTCTCGGTTGGTAATCCTGGAAAACTTGGTTAATTTAACAACGGCTAAAAAAAGTGTTTTAGATGAAAAACAGTTGAAGCGCTTTGAAAATTTTTTAGATGATCCGCCGGAAACTACGCAACTTGTTTTAATCCTTTATGGAAAATTGGACAGTCGTCTTAAAGTTGTTAAAAAATTAAAAGCTAAAGCAGCTTTGCTTGAAGCACAAGAATTAAAGAGTCAAGAATTAATTCAATATTTTAGTCGAATAAGCCCTTTACCAAAGGCAGTTTTGAGTTTAATTGCCGCTAAATCAAATGATAATTTTTCAGTAATGAAGCAAAATATTGACCTCGTTCAAACTTATGCACTAGGGCGAGAAGTGACACTTGATGATGTGGAAAAAGTCGTCCCAAAATCGCTACAAGATAATATTTTTGCCTTAACTGATTTAATTTTTAAAGGAAAAATTGATGAGGCGCGTGATTTAGTACATGATTTGACCTTGCAAGGGGAAGATTTAATTAAAATATTAGCTATTTTGACAAATTCTTATCGTTTGTATTTACAAGTCAAACTTTTCCAAGCCAAGGGTTGGCAAGAAAATCAACAAGTTGCCTTTTTAAAAATGCACCCTTATCCTGTAAAATTGGCCAATCAATTGGTTAGAAAATTAAACGTTAAATCCTTAAAAAATGGACTTTCTGATTTAATTAAACTTGATTTTGATATAAAAACAAGTGCAGCTGATAAATCCTATCTTTTTGATATCACTTTAATCAGGTTGACCTTGAAAAAAAACTGA
- the gpsB gene encoding cell division regulator GpsB: MPTFKFTPKDIYEADFSTKMRGYDKEEVDELLDDVIADYETYQTENLRLQEENEFLKKKIAELEMQVSKPNQANLDDTQRFDPNQILQARSSKPKVEMRNPSNFDLLKRINRLEQAVFGPNGIASENN, encoded by the coding sequence ATGCCGACATTTAAATTTACGCCTAAAGATATCTATGAAGCAGACTTCTCTACAAAGATGCGTGGTTACGATAAAGAAGAAGTCGATGAACTCCTTGATGACGTTATTGCTGATTATGAAACTTATCAGACTGAAAACTTGCGTCTTCAAGAGGAAAATGAGTTTTTGAAGAAAAAGATTGCTGAATTAGAAATGCAAGTTTCTAAACCAAATCAAGCAAATCTTGATGATACACAACGCTTTGACCCTAACCAAATTCTTCAAGCACGTTCAAGTAAACCAAAAGTGGAAATGCGTAATCCAAGTAATTTTGATTTACTCAAACGAATTAATCGTTTAGAACAAGCTGTATTTGGACCTAACGGCATTGCTAGTGAAAACAACTAA
- a CDS encoding THUMP domain-containing class I SAM-dependent RNA methyltransferase — MQKKFKLLATSSSGLESLVARELRNLEIENVSIDDRSRVFFEGNLATIAKANLWLRTADRVKIVVGEFKARTFDELFENVYALPWAELIPFGSQFPVSKAKAVKSTLHNEPSIQSITKKAIVKKLQTTYHRPEGVPIPENGAKFSIEIALHKDMATVLIDTTGDSLFKRGYRSEKGEAPLKENMAASIILLTNWLANPRRAFVDPTCGSGTFTIEAAMLALNMAPGMNRPFAFTAWPWFDEEILKQEKALAKKQIRTDLELDIQGFDIDGKMIEIAKHNALAAGLSDVIKYKQMRLQDFRTDKLDGVLVSNPPYGVRLEDEEAVAALYGEMGKTFAPLETWSKYILTSDVAFEKHYGAKATKKRKLYNGTLRTDLYMYFGKRMK; from the coding sequence ATGCAAAAGAAATTCAAGTTATTAGCAACTTCTTCAAGTGGTTTAGAGAGTTTAGTTGCTCGCGAACTTCGTAATCTGGAAATTGAAAATGTTTCGATTGACGACCGTTCACGTGTCTTCTTTGAGGGAAATTTGGCAACAATTGCTAAGGCGAATCTTTGGTTAAGAACGGCTGACCGTGTAAAAATTGTAGTTGGGGAATTTAAAGCTAGAACATTTGATGAATTGTTTGAAAATGTTTATGCGCTTCCCTGGGCAGAGCTCATTCCTTTTGGAAGCCAATTTCCTGTCAGCAAAGCTAAAGCGGTGAAATCAACTTTACATAATGAGCCGTCAATTCAAAGTATCACTAAAAAAGCGATTGTCAAAAAATTACAGACGACATATCATCGTCCTGAAGGTGTTCCAATTCCTGAAAATGGAGCTAAATTTTCAATTGAGATTGCTTTACATAAAGATATGGCAACTGTATTGATTGATACGACTGGCGATTCTTTATTTAAACGAGGCTATCGTTCAGAAAAAGGAGAAGCTCCTTTGAAAGAAAATATGGCAGCTTCGATTATTTTATTAACCAATTGGTTAGCAAATCCTCGTCGTGCTTTTGTTGATCCTACTTGTGGTTCTGGAACATTTACAATTGAAGCAGCAATGCTGGCTTTAAATATGGCACCAGGAATGAATCGTCCATTTGCTTTTACTGCATGGCCTTGGTTTGATGAAGAAATTTTGAAACAAGAAAAAGCTTTGGCCAAAAAACAAATTCGTACAGATTTAGAATTGGATATTCAAGGTTTTGACATTGATGGAAAAATGATTGAAATTGCAAAACATAATGCACTTGCGGCAGGCCTTTCAGATGTGATAAAATATAAGCAAATGCGACTTCAAGATTTTAGAACTGATAAGCTTGACGGTGTCTTAGTTTCTAACCCGCCTTATGGGGTGCGTTTGGAAGATGAAGAAGCTGTTGCAGCTCTTTATGGTGAAATGGGTAAAACTTTTGCGCCACTAGAAACTTGGAGTAAATACATTTTGACGAGTGATGTCGCTTTTGAAAAGCATTATGGGGCAAAAGCAACTAAAAAACGCAAACTATATAACGGAACACTTAGAACAGATTTGTATATGTATTTCGGAAAACGTATGAAATAA
- a CDS encoding cell division site-positioning protein MapZ family protein, giving the protein MSNKNKKNRNKNKNNNNNKPKNEQQIGEKTLKLQDLQDFTVGQIVAESKRVDKENEENESVLDKYIRQHRGEIEEAKSKNLDEFIQAERTNIEVPVEEDKEAKSEKLQEVSKEEIDENDELAASKIETEKVTDSSDSDLSAENKDLEVADKESEETKKSKNDLVLDPVVMVDAPVSTLPEQKEAPQVEEVKKTEPTDEEEAESPQDEKVVAAPVMMSANEVPMDEPSEPEISETDTKTDSIIDEKSEVEPKVTEEPAEEIKSDSKEDSTENNQALESGAEEKVTDSPKETKSDIPDKVITAESVSPHLLAETTSFKADKVEENAAKITDEKSKNRKKPIIIGLCAIVLIAAGAIGFAQYNSHQKGKTVQTYQSSQSDLDKYQKQYDAFFTDKSHTILRNSQFSKLSALETLVDAHKNSMAWSNAVSDTESLKDQINAIKKVNALFTSAAITDGKLDSSAKIVANVKVPETPKTTNETLNKLLTQAIDLAKSQVAKESSAKASASAAEAKANQGATSQSSTSSTASQSNSTTTPSSAASAGSSTNASTSSNANGLSSNGVNLEVSAARVQPQAGVNTNDPAFTWGAGIKEMVLNKARERGYITGDNYILVPTAIHTTNGSQGFPAGIVSGYYNLYAPDGRYLVSINAKTGFFVGNGSGHADNLDYDA; this is encoded by the coding sequence ATGTCAAACAAAAATAAAAAAAATAGAAACAAAAACAAAAATAATAACAATAATAAACCAAAAAATGAGCAACAAATTGGTGAAAAAACTTTGAAACTTCAAGATTTACAAGATTTTACCGTAGGGCAAATTGTTGCAGAATCAAAACGTGTTGATAAAGAAAATGAAGAAAATGAGTCTGTTTTAGATAAATATATTCGTCAGCACCGTGGAGAAATTGAAGAAGCTAAAAGTAAAAATTTGGACGAATTCATTCAGGCAGAACGTACAAATATAGAAGTTCCGGTTGAAGAAGATAAAGAAGCTAAGTCAGAAAAACTTCAAGAAGTTTCCAAAGAGGAAATCGACGAGAATGATGAATTAGCAGCTTCAAAAATTGAAACTGAAAAAGTTACTGACAGTTCTGATTCTGATTTGTCAGCAGAAAATAAAGACTTAGAAGTTGCTGACAAGGAAAGCGAAGAAACTAAAAAATCAAAAAATGATTTAGTTTTAGATCCAGTTGTGATGGTCGACGCTCCTGTCAGTACTTTGCCAGAGCAAAAAGAAGCTCCGCAAGTTGAAGAAGTCAAGAAAACTGAACCAACTGACGAAGAAGAAGCCGAAAGTCCACAAGATGAGAAGGTAGTTGCTGCACCAGTTATGATGTCAGCAAACGAAGTTCCAATGGACGAGCCAAGTGAACCAGAAATTTCTGAAACTGACACTAAAACTGATTCAATAATTGACGAAAAATCAGAAGTTGAACCAAAAGTAACAGAAGAACCAGCAGAAGAAATTAAATCTGATTCAAAAGAAGATTCTACTGAAAATAATCAAGCCCTTGAATCGGGAGCTGAGGAAAAAGTGACAGATTCACCAAAAGAGACAAAAAGTGATATTCCTGATAAAGTTATTACTGCTGAATCAGTTTCACCTCACTTACTAGCTGAAACAACATCCTTTAAAGCAGATAAAGTAGAAGAAAATGCGGCAAAAATTACTGACGAAAAGTCAAAAAATCGTAAAAAACCAATCATTATTGGTCTATGTGCAATTGTTTTAATTGCAGCTGGAGCGATTGGATTTGCCCAATATAATAGTCATCAAAAAGGGAAAACGGTTCAAACTTATCAAAGCAGTCAGAGTGATTTAGATAAATATCAGAAACAATACGATGCTTTTTTCACTGACAAATCACATACTATTTTGAGAAATAGTCAATTTAGCAAGTTATCAGCTCTTGAAACTTTAGTTGATGCTCACAAAAATTCCATGGCATGGTCAAATGCAGTTTCTGATACAGAAAGCCTAAAAGACCAAATTAATGCGATTAAGAAAGTGAATGCTCTCTTTACTAGCGCAGCAATTACTGACGGAAAACTTGATTCATCAGCTAAAATAGTGGCAAATGTAAAAGTTCCAGAAACTCCTAAAACAACCAATGAAACCCTGAATAAATTACTGACACAAGCCATTGATTTAGCTAAGAGCCAAGTTGCTAAGGAAAGTTCAGCTAAAGCGTCTGCAAGTGCAGCAGAAGCCAAAGCGAATCAAGGAGCTACTAGCCAAAGTTCTACATCAAGTACAGCTAGTCAAAGCAATTCTACGACGACTCCTTCGTCAGCAGCTTCAGCAGGTTCAAGTACAAATGCCAGCACAAGTAGTAATGCTAATGGTTTGAGTAGCAACGGAGTTAATTTAGAAGTATCAGCAGCACGTGTCCAACCTCAAGCTGGAGTCAACACGAATGATCCTGCTTTCACATGGGGAGCTGGAATTAAAGAAATGGTTCTGAATAAAGCCCGTGAACGCGGCTATATTACAGGAGATAATTATATTTTAGTTCCAACAGCGATTCATACAACCAATGGTTCCCAAGGTTTCCCAGCCGGAATTGTTAGTGGTTATTACAATCTTTATGCACCAGATGGTCGGTATTTAGTATCAATCAATGCTAAAACAGGTTTCTTTGTTGGTAATGGTTCTGGTCATGCTGATAACTTAGATTATGACGCATAG